From Carassius auratus strain Wakin chromosome 1, ASM336829v1, whole genome shotgun sequence, the proteins below share one genomic window:
- the LOC113068252 gene encoding gap junction alpha-5 protein-like gives MADWTLLGNFLEEVQEHSTSVGKVWLTILFIFRILVLGTAAESSWGDEQEDFTCDTEQPGCENVCYDRAFPIAHIRFWVLQIVFVSTPSLIYMAHVMHSVRREEKRRKEQEGGAQTDRDGEMYPEGDKHCGKQDEGGGGKLQLKGALLQTYVLSILIRSVMEVIFIIVQYLIYGVFLNALYVCKASPCPHLVNCYISRPTEKNVFIVFMLVVAAVSLLLNVVELYHLLWKQFKGSLQRYKASKQRLNTPSTVAAVSPNRARTPPPDFNQCLTSPQSSPTIQTHAHSLIHPSCPPFHDRLVHQQNSANMVTECHRGQDFLGVNFLSFSHTPTDISNSCTSPPFLSIESVGDKRRFSKSSGTSSRMRPDDLAV, from the coding sequence ATGGCTGACTGGACTCTGCTGGGGAACTTTCTAGAAGAAGTCCAGGAACATTCCACTTCGGTGGGAAAGGTGTGGCTTACGATTCTTTTCATCTTCCGGATCCTGGTCCTGGGCACGGCTGCCGAGTCCTCGTGGGGCGACGAGCAGGAAGACTTCACCTGCGACACGGAGCAGCCCGGTTGTGAGAACGTTTGTTATGACCGAGCCTTTCCCATTGCGCATATCCGCTTCTGGGTGCTCCAGATTGTGTTCGTGTCCACACCTTCTCTCATCTACATGGCACACGTGATGCATAGTGTCCGCagagaggagaagaggaggaaaGAGCAGGAAGGAGGAGCACAAACAGACAGAGATGGAGAAATGTACCCAGAGGGAGACAAGCACTGTGGGAAGCAGGATGAAGGCGGAGGTGGGAAGTTGCAATTGAAGGGTGCTTTGCTACAAACATACGTATTAAGCATCCTCATCCGCTCTGTAATGGAAGTGATCTTCATTATAGTCCAGTACCTGATCTATGGAGTCTTCCTCAATGCGCTCTACGTGTGTAAGGCCTCACCGTGTCCACATCTGGTCAACTGCTACATCTCGAGACCTACGGAGAAGaatgtgtttattgtgtttatgtTAGTGGTAGCAGCTGTGTCGCTGTTGCTCAACGTCGTGGAACTGTATCATTTGTTGTGGAAGCAGTTTAAGGGTAGTTTGCAAAGATATAAGGCTTCCAAACAGCGACTGAATACACCATCCACTGTGGCTGCAGTCTCACCAAACCGAGCCCGCACTCCACCTCCTGACTTCAATCAGTGCCTGACATCACCACAGTCTTCCCCTACcatacagacacatgcacactcacttaTACACCCATCCTGCCCACCCTTTCATGACCGACTGGTGCACCAACAAAACTCTGCGAACATGGTCACCGAATGCCATCGAGGTCAAGACTTCCTAGGGGTCAACTTCTTGAGCTTCTCGCATACACCTACAGATATTTCCAACTCATGTACCTCACCGCCTTTTCTTAGCATTGAATCTGTTGGGGACAAGAGAAGGTTTAGCAAGAGCAGCGGGACCAGCAGCCGCATGAGACCGGACGACCTTGCAGTATAG
- the LOC113068894 gene encoding gap junction alpha-8 protein-like, with protein MGDWSFLGNILEEVNEHSTVIGRVWLTVLFIFRILILGTAAEFVWGDEQSDYVCNTQQPGCENVCYDEAFPISHIRLWVLQIIFVSTPSLVYVGHAVHHVHMEEKRKEREEAELNRQQELNEERLPIAPDQGSVRTAKETSTKGSKKFRLEGTLLRTYICHIIFKTLFEVGFVVGQYYLYGFRILPLYKCSRWPCPNTVDCFVSRPTEKTVFIIFMLAVACVSLFLNFVEISHLGLKKIHFVFRKPTRSQVEGPGAAEKALPSIASSSIQKAKGYKMLEEDKATSHFFPLTEVGGMGTGRLPASYEPFEKKTDKATTPNKDVSKVYDETLPSYAQMTVIGPSAAAGVVRRDEDEDELAIEADVEASETIEDTRPLSSLSKASSRARSDDLTV; from the coding sequence ATGGGTGACTGGAGTTTTTTGGGCAACATCCTCGAGGAAGTAAATGAGCATTCGACGGTAATCGGTAGGGTGTGGCTCACGGTCCTCTTCATCTTCCGAATCCTCATCTTAGGCACGGCTGCGGAGTTCGTGTGGGGCGACGAGCAATCGGATTACGTGTGCAACACGCAGCAGCCGGGTTGTGAGAACGTTTGCTACGACGAGGCCTTCCCCATCTCGCACATTCGCCTGTGGGTGCTCCAGATCATCTTTGTTTCCACGCCATCTTTGGTGTACGTGGGCCATGCTGTCCACCATGTACACATGGAAGAGAAACGCAAGGAACGGGAGGAGGCTGAGCTTAACAGGCAGCAAGAGTTGAATGAGGAGAGGCTGCCGATTGCACCCGATCAGGGAAGTGTCCGTACGGCCAAGGAGACGAGCACAAAGGGCAGCAAGAAGTTCCGTCTAGAGGGCACACTCTTGAGGACCTATATCTGCCATATTATCTTCAAGACTCTCTTTGAGGTAGGCTTTGTGGTGGGCCAGTACTACTTGTATGGCTTCCGAATCCTGCCGCTCTACAAGTGCAGCCGCTGGCCGTGCCCAAACACGGTTGACTGCTTTGTCTCGAGACCTACCGAGAAAACCGTGTTCATCATCTTCATGTTAGCCGTGGCCTGCGTCTCGCTTTTCCTCAACTTTGTGGAAATCAGCCATTTGGGCCTGAAAAAGATCCACTTTGTGTTCCGTAAACCCACGCGGTCGCAGGTTGAGGGACCAGGGGCGGCCGAGAAGGCCTTGCCTTCCATAGCGTCCTCCTCCATCCAAAAAGCCAAAGGCTATAAGATGCTGGAGGAGGACAAAGCCACGTCGCACTTCTTCCCTCTGACTGAGGTAGGGGGAATGGGGACTGGGCGGCTGCCGGCTTCGTACGAGCCATTTGAGAAGAAAACAGACAAGGCGACCACACCTAATAAAGACGTGTCTAAGGTGTATGATGAAACGCTGCCCTCCTACGCCCAGATGACAGTGATAGGACCAAGTGCAGCGGCAGGAGTTGTACGCAGGGATGAAGACGAGGATGAGTTGGCCATCGAAGCAGATGTGGAAGCCAGCGAGACGATAGAAGACACGCGACCGCTCAGCAGCCTGAGCAAGGCCAGCAGTCGGGCAAGGTCAGATGACTTGACGGTATAA
- the LOC113069022 gene encoding follistatin-related protein 1 isoform X1 produces the protein MMIIRTLSLFIILSAVCCYAEEVKSKSKVCANVFCGAGRECAVTDKGEPTCLCIEQCKPHKRPVCGSNGKTYRNHCELHRDACLTGLKVQVAHDGHCEEKKTEKITNSPIVCYLTDRNKLRRHVIEWLQSEVEPDGWFSKGSNFSDVLLKYFQNYDNGDAQLDSTEFLKFIQHNETAINVTSPYAEEENNRLLRSLCVDALIELTDENADWKLSFDEFLNCLRPGFNPPERKCALEDETYEDGAETQKECNRCVCACGNWVCTALICDGLNQLHEKMEGNDQEMTEEEWTRRVAELNKHQETMEKMKVARDLRKER, from the exons ATGATG ATTATTAGGACACTTTCTCTATTCATTATCCTCTCTGCTGTCTGCTGTTACGCAGAG GAGGTGAAGAGTAAAAGTAAAGTTTGTGCCAATGTTTTCTGTGGAGCTGGGAGAGAATGTGCTGTGACAGACAAAGGAGAACCAACCTGTCTGTGTATCGAG CAATGCAAACCCCATAAGCGTCCAGTTTGTGGCAGTAATGGGAAGACGTACCGTAATCACTGTGAGCTGCATCGTGATGCCTGTCTCACCGGACTCAAAGTGCAGGTCGCCCATGATGGACATTGTGAAG agaaaaaaactgaaaaaatcacCAACAGCCCAA TTGTTTGCTACCTTACGGACCGTAATAAGTTGAGGAGGCATGTGATTGAATGGCTGCAGTCTGAGGTGGAGCCTGACGGCTGGTTTTCTAAAGGATCCAATTTCTCAGATGTCCTACTCAAATACttccag AACTATGATAATGGAGACGCTCAGCTGGATTCAACAGAATTCCTGAAGTTCATTCAGCATAATGAGACTGCAATAAATGTCACATCACCTTACGCTGAGGAAGAGAACAACCGCCTACTCAG GAGTCTGTGTGTAGATGCCCTcattgagctgactgatgagaaTGCTGACTGGAAACTGAGCTTTGATGAGTTCCTCAACTGCCTCAGGCCTGGATTCAACCCTCCAGAGAGGA AGTGTGCCTTAGAGGACGAGACGTACGAGGATGGTGCTGAGACTCAGAAGGAATGTAACCGCTGTGTTTGTGCCTGCGGGAACTGGGTCTGCACTGCTCTTATATGTGATG gtTTAAATCAGTTACATGAGAAAATGGAGGGAAATGATCAGGAGATGACAGAGGAGGAGTGGACTCGGCGAGTGGCCGAACTCAATAAACATCAG GAAACTATGGAGAAGATGAAAGTGGCAAGAGATCTGAGAAAGGAGCGATGA
- the LOC113069022 gene encoding follistatin-related protein 1 isoform X2: MMIIRTLSLFIILSAVCCYAEEVKSKSKVCANVFCGAGRECAVTDKGEPTCLCIEQCKPHKRPVCGSNGKTYRNHCELHRDACLTGLKVQVAHDGHCEVVCYLTDRNKLRRHVIEWLQSEVEPDGWFSKGSNFSDVLLKYFQNYDNGDAQLDSTEFLKFIQHNETAINVTSPYAEEENNRLLRSLCVDALIELTDENADWKLSFDEFLNCLRPGFNPPERKCALEDETYEDGAETQKECNRCVCACGNWVCTALICDGLNQLHEKMEGNDQEMTEEEWTRRVAELNKHQETMEKMKVARDLRKER; the protein is encoded by the exons ATGATG ATTATTAGGACACTTTCTCTATTCATTATCCTCTCTGCTGTCTGCTGTTACGCAGAG GAGGTGAAGAGTAAAAGTAAAGTTTGTGCCAATGTTTTCTGTGGAGCTGGGAGAGAATGTGCTGTGACAGACAAAGGAGAACCAACCTGTCTGTGTATCGAG CAATGCAAACCCCATAAGCGTCCAGTTTGTGGCAGTAATGGGAAGACGTACCGTAATCACTGTGAGCTGCATCGTGATGCCTGTCTCACCGGACTCAAAGTGCAGGTCGCCCATGATGGACATTGTGAAG TTGTTTGCTACCTTACGGACCGTAATAAGTTGAGGAGGCATGTGATTGAATGGCTGCAGTCTGAGGTGGAGCCTGACGGCTGGTTTTCTAAAGGATCCAATTTCTCAGATGTCCTACTCAAATACttccag AACTATGATAATGGAGACGCTCAGCTGGATTCAACAGAATTCCTGAAGTTCATTCAGCATAATGAGACTGCAATAAATGTCACATCACCTTACGCTGAGGAAGAGAACAACCGCCTACTCAG GAGTCTGTGTGTAGATGCCCTcattgagctgactgatgagaaTGCTGACTGGAAACTGAGCTTTGATGAGTTCCTCAACTGCCTCAGGCCTGGATTCAACCCTCCAGAGAGGA AGTGTGCCTTAGAGGACGAGACGTACGAGGATGGTGCTGAGACTCAGAAGGAATGTAACCGCTGTGTTTGTGCCTGCGGGAACTGGGTCTGCACTGCTCTTATATGTGATG gtTTAAATCAGTTACATGAGAAAATGGAGGGAAATGATCAGGAGATGACAGAGGAGGAGTGGACTCGGCGAGTGGCCGAACTCAATAAACATCAG GAAACTATGGAGAAGATGAAAGTGGCAAGAGATCTGAGAAAGGAGCGATGA